One genomic segment of [Limnothrix rosea] IAM M-220 includes these proteins:
- a CDS encoding Dps family protein — MVTSFPINIGIKEEDRKAIADGLSHLLADTYTLYLKTHNFHWNVTGPMFQTLHLLFEQQYNELALASDEIAERIRALGSPAPGTYKAFSELSSINEEEGVPAAEDMIRQLVEGQEAVVRTARSMFEVVDKAHDEPTADLLTQRMQVHEKNAWMLRSLLG; from the coding sequence ATGGTTACCTCATTTCCCATTAACATCGGCATCAAAGAAGAAGATCGCAAGGCGATCGCCGATGGACTCAGCCACCTTCTCGCCGACACCTACACGCTCTATCTCAAAACCCACAACTTCCACTGGAACGTCACAGGGCCGATGTTCCAAACCCTCCACCTCCTTTTTGAACAGCAATACAACGAGCTTGCCCTCGCTAGTGACGAAATTGCTGAGCGTATTCGTGCCCTCGGTTCACCCGCTCCCGGAACCTACAAAGCATTCTCTGAACTCTCTTCCATTAACGAAGAAGAAGGTGTGCCCGCAGCTGAAGATATGATTCGTCAGCTTGTCGAAGGTCAAGAGGCGGTTGTCCGTACTGCACGCTCTATGTTTGAAGTTGTGGATAAGGCACATGATGAACCGACCGCCGATCTTTTAACACAACGCATGCAAGTCCATGAAAAAAATGCTTGGATGCTCCGTAGCTTACTGGGCTAA
- the csaB gene encoding polysaccharide pyruvyl transferase CsaB, whose translation MTKVVLCGYYGHGNAGDEALLVTLLQMLPTSVEPIVLSHNPAVTTAAYGIPAVKHKSLEALKAIAASDGFVWGGGSLMQDVSSLASPIYYGGLMKFAQLLGKKTIAWGQGIGPLNSAIAQWITRFCLKSCKAVSVRDQASSDLLKSWHIEHILAPDPVWKLGEIPFDQDLDFPHPRVAVNLRSHHTLTPEKLAVLTEALKIFQRQLNATIVLVPFQESQDGAIAAQLYEQLEQPKTIAQISKPQQFKSLFQQVDFLIGMRLHSLIIASSAGCACSALSYDPKVTQLQNQCDIPGFNFEMLPKDAGAIADSWFQQFQASQNRNSLNINAIQKDVQQHKQLLALLS comes from the coding sequence ATGACAAAAGTTGTGCTGTGTGGCTATTACGGTCATGGGAATGCGGGGGATGAAGCTCTGTTGGTGACGCTATTACAGATGTTGCCGACCAGTGTGGAACCAATCGTGTTGTCCCATAATCCTGCTGTCACAACTGCTGCCTATGGCATTCCTGCGGTAAAGCATAAATCTCTGGAGGCTCTCAAGGCGATCGCCGCCTCTGATGGTTTTGTGTGGGGTGGAGGCAGTTTGATGCAGGATGTTAGTAGTCTCGCGAGTCCGATTTACTATGGTGGTTTGATGAAATTTGCGCAGCTCCTCGGCAAGAAAACGATTGCTTGGGGGCAGGGCATTGGCCCCCTAAATTCGGCGATCGCCCAGTGGATAACGCGGTTTTGTCTCAAATCCTGTAAAGCAGTTAGTGTTCGAGATCAAGCATCTTCTGACTTGCTCAAATCTTGGCATATTGAACATATTCTCGCGCCCGATCCGGTGTGGAAATTAGGAGAAATTCCCTTCGATCAAGATTTAGATTTTCCCCATCCTCGTGTTGCGGTTAATCTGCGCTCACACCATACTTTAACCCCAGAAAAATTAGCTGTACTTACCGAAGCTTTGAAAATTTTCCAGCGGCAGTTGAACGCAACTATCGTTTTAGTGCCTTTTCAGGAAAGTCAGGATGGGGCGATCGCCGCGCAACTTTATGAGCAACTAGAACAGCCTAAAACTATTGCCCAAATCTCGAAGCCACAGCAGTTTAAAAGTCTCTTTCAGCAGGTGGATTTTTTGATTGGGATGCGCCTGCACAGTTTGATTATTGCCAGTTCGGCGGGCTGTGCCTGTTCTGCCCTCAGCTATGATCCGAAAGTTACGCAGCTGCAAAATCAATGCGATATTCCCGGTTTTAATTTTGAAATGTTGCCGAAAGATGCGGGGGCGATCGCCGACAGTTGGTTTCAGCAGTTCCAAGCGAGTCAAAACCGCAATTCACTGAATATCAATGCAATTCAAAAAGACGTTCAGCAACACAAACAGTTACTAGCGCTCTTGTCCTAA
- a CDS encoding toxin-antitoxin system HicB family antitoxin, with amino-acid sequence MATLTIRLPDEKHARLKALAKAKGISLNKLMEEFSNIALAEFDAQTRFKALAITGDRQTGLELLDKLDNYFAES; translated from the coding sequence ATGGCAACTTTAACAATTCGATTACCTGATGAAAAACACGCTCGTTTAAAAGCGTTAGCCAAGGCAAAAGGGATCAGCTTAAACAAGTTGATGGAAGAATTTTCTAACATTGCTCTTGCAGAATTTGATGCTCAAACTCGATTTAAAGCTTTGGCTATCACAGGCGATCGCCAGACTGGTTTAGAGTTACTGGATAAGTTGGATAACTATTTTGCTGAGTCGTAA
- a CDS encoding OST-HTH/LOTUS domain-containing protein, producing MADLKKLQEDYFKRVGRNVVEYKYIEKLLKVLLPISEAFANCGKSNPSKFELATLGHLINKLIEYLETNADFLEVEGHDDFNTLESLKELFYDDFRKLVQARNNLVHYSGSLPCSEEKYQVQIKELDINYDNIFSFKSNLVRMIFVHNALINSFLGYEDSKAYATYLILKESLPENTVFIDFVNPWQTTWYKTKIIEYTLIAEKKFKNQYGWTSLSHAGNFIRQSDKNITPRRYGLSKLKDVLEASGLFDFYFIENKKQLFYKSTYSCVNWAFERNLEEYTVHVK from the coding sequence ATGGCTGATTTAAAAAAGCTACAGGAGGATTACTTTAAAAGAGTGGGTCGCAATGTAGTGGAATACAAATACATAGAAAAACTGCTGAAGGTTCTACTTCCTATTTCAGAGGCTTTCGCAAACTGCGGAAAGAGTAATCCTTCAAAATTTGAACTAGCAACTCTTGGGCATTTAATTAATAAATTAATTGAGTATTTAGAAACAAATGCTGATTTTTTAGAAGTCGAAGGACACGATGATTTCAATACTCTTGAATCCCTCAAAGAACTTTTTTATGATGACTTTAGAAAACTAGTTCAAGCCCGTAACAATCTAGTTCATTATTCAGGCTCGCTCCCGTGCTCTGAAGAAAAGTATCAAGTACAAATAAAAGAGTTAGATATCAACTATGACAATATTTTTTCTTTCAAAAGCAATCTTGTTAGGATGATTTTTGTACATAATGCTCTTATAAATAGCTTTTTGGGATATGAAGATTCAAAAGCTTACGCAACATATTTGATACTCAAAGAATCTTTGCCTGAAAACACGGTTTTTATAGATTTTGTTAATCCTTGGCAAACAACATGGTACAAGACCAAAATTATCGAATACACGCTGATAGCAGAAAAGAAATTCAAAAACCAATATGGCTGGACTTCATTGTCCCATGCAGGAAATTTCATTCGACAGTCCGATAAAAACATTACTCCGCGGAGATATGGTCTTTCAAAATTAAAAGACGTTCTGGAGGCATCTGGATTGTTCGATTTTTATTTTATTGAAAATAAGAAACAACTTTTTTATAAAAGTACATACTCCTGTGTAAACTGGGCATTTGAGAGAAATCTTGAAGAATATACCGTTCACGTGAAGTAG
- a CDS encoding glycerate kinase: MDIAEILGEWLAGHPPQITDYEKLLAQEKQYPKQALGLGCDLSVAGISVRATEFLAIAPAIIQLCESMKFTDQDAILRTLWELWLPLAMQLRRARQQQDQPLIQGILGGQGTGKTTISRVLREILATWNYPCIAISIDDLYKTYAERQKLLETQPRLIWRGPPGTHDVDTGLEVLTQLQRANLDDKIAVPRFDKSLHNGQGDRLPSEEVDPAEIILFEGWFVGCRPVEPEVFKNAPAPINTSEDRQFAQEMNEALQDYLPLWEKLDRLIVLYPEDYRLSKEWRKDAEHNMIAKGKTGMSDAEIDDFVDYFWRSLHPELFITPLTQNPDWTDLVIEIDAEHRPCKIYRPKTSE, from the coding sequence ATGGATATTGCCGAAATCTTAGGGGAGTGGTTGGCCGGGCATCCCCCTCAAATCACGGATTATGAAAAACTCTTAGCCCAAGAAAAACAGTACCCAAAACAGGCGCTCGGTCTCGGTTGTGACCTGAGTGTGGCCGGTATTTCAGTCAGGGCAACGGAATTTTTGGCGATCGCCCCGGCGATTATTCAGCTCTGTGAATCCATGAAATTTACGGATCAAGATGCGATTTTGCGAACCCTATGGGAGTTGTGGTTACCCTTAGCGATGCAGTTACGACGAGCCAGACAACAGCAAGATCAGCCCTTAATTCAAGGGATTCTCGGTGGGCAGGGCACAGGAAAAACGACGATCAGTCGAGTGTTACGGGAAATTCTCGCTACGTGGAATTATCCTTGCATTGCCATTTCTATTGACGATCTCTATAAAACCTACGCCGAACGCCAAAAGTTATTGGAAACTCAGCCGCGTCTTATTTGGCGAGGACCTCCCGGAACCCATGATGTTGATACAGGTTTAGAGGTTTTGACCCAGCTTCAACGGGCAAATCTTGACGATAAAATTGCGGTTCCTCGGTTCGATAAATCACTGCACAATGGTCAGGGCGATCGCCTACCGTCAGAGGAAGTTGACCCAGCAGAAATTATTTTGTTTGAAGGGTGGTTTGTGGGTTGCCGTCCAGTGGAGCCAGAAGTCTTTAAAAATGCTCCAGCGCCAATTAATACATCTGAAGATCGACAGTTTGCGCAGGAGATGAACGAAGCGCTACAGGACTATTTGCCGCTATGGGAAAAGCTAGATCGGCTAATTGTGCTGTACCCAGAGGATTATCGCCTCAGTAAAGAATGGCGCAAGGATGCGGAACACAATATGATTGCGAAGGGGAAAACGGGGATGAGTGACGCGGAGATTGATGATTTTGTGGATTATTTTTGGCGATCGCTCCACCCAGAACTATTTATTACGCCGCTCACGCAAAATCCCGATTGGACAGATCTTGTCATTGAAATTGATGCAGAACACCGTCCTTGCAAGATTTATCGACCGAAAACTTCTGAATAA